From one Desulforegulaceae bacterium genomic stretch:
- a CDS encoding DUF3141 domain-containing protein, with amino-acid sequence MLKKTTDTMAGFSDLNEYLIDSVQRSILYLDIMRKRGNVYLEHLEKGQPPVLIYEYELVVDGRTLDTPVNYSLVKIKDRRKEEKSLSNDKREPKPKDSRPKRPIIIIDPRAGHGPGIGGSKEDSQVGLALDYGHPVYFVLFFTKPMPSQTIADVQQAEIVFVEEVRKLHPDAEKPAIIGNCQAGWAATFVAAARPEICGPLVLNGAPLSYWGGVEGTNPMRYKGGLLGGVWINSFLSDINSGLFDGANLIMNMENLNPSNTLWSKYYHVYENVDTEEKRFLDFEKWWGGFFMMNKEEIHFIVDSLFVGNRLERGKLRLGDKDFEVDIKDITDPIIVFASGGDNITPPQQALNWIPKVYKNADEIKKNNQVIVYLVHQDIGHLGIFVSTRVAKKEHKEILGTVDMVSFLSPGLYEMVVEENDTSSENWEDHFKVGFKPREMEDILKLDDGFDDEASFLPVATVSSTLDKFYNAFFSPFVSMLSNETLSEVLKQTHPLRTQRYIFSDLNPFIIPVKTLAKYVKKQRKEVPKDNSYRKAEKNISNIIVDSLDLYRDLRDLSQERFFKKIYGNPLIQFFYKDYFEENIWKDAEKIVNKEINGLDSKLLEKMDEGGFAEGVIRIILAISSADEVIDKAEYITAQSIVRENPKLNELKPVQIRQITIEQSRLIHLDKEAALETLPKLIHFKKDRQEALEIAEKIALSDSVIDEKEEEIIKKIKEIMKI; translated from the coding sequence ATGCTTAAAAAAACCACAGATACAATGGCAGGTTTTTCTGATTTAAACGAATATTTAATAGATTCAGTCCAAAGAAGCATTCTTTATCTAGATATAATGAGAAAAAGGGGAAATGTTTATCTTGAACATCTTGAAAAAGGTCAGCCCCCTGTTTTAATTTATGAGTATGAGTTGGTAGTTGACGGAAGAACTCTTGATACTCCTGTTAATTATTCTTTGGTTAAAATCAAGGACAGAAGAAAAGAAGAAAAATCTTTATCCAATGACAAAAGAGAGCCAAAACCCAAGGACAGCCGTCCTAAACGACCAATAATTATAATAGATCCAAGAGCTGGTCATGGTCCTGGAATCGGAGGCTCAAAAGAAGATTCTCAAGTAGGACTTGCCCTTGATTATGGGCATCCTGTTTATTTTGTTCTGTTTTTTACCAAACCCATGCCAAGCCAGACAATAGCTGATGTTCAGCAGGCTGAAATAGTTTTTGTTGAAGAGGTGAGAAAGCTTCATCCAGATGCTGAAAAACCGGCAATTATAGGAAATTGTCAGGCAGGATGGGCTGCAACTTTTGTTGCCGCAGCAAGACCGGAAATTTGCGGGCCTCTTGTATTAAATGGAGCACCTCTTTCATATTGGGGTGGAGTTGAAGGAACTAATCCTATGAGATATAAAGGCGGTCTTCTCGGGGGAGTTTGGATAAATTCTTTTTTGAGCGATATTAACAGCGGCCTTTTTGACGGTGCAAACCTTATAATGAATATGGAAAATCTCAACCCTTCAAATACTCTTTGGTCTAAATATTACCATGTCTATGAAAACGTGGATACCGAAGAAAAGCGGTTTCTTGATTTTGAAAAATGGTGGGGCGGTTTTTTCATGATGAACAAAGAAGAAATTCATTTTATTGTTGACAGCCTTTTTGTAGGAAATCGACTTGAAAGAGGGAAGTTAAGACTTGGAGATAAAGATTTTGAAGTTGATATAAAAGATATAACAGACCCAATAATTGTATTTGCTTCAGGAGGAGACAATATCACCCCTCCCCAGCAGGCACTTAACTGGATTCCAAAGGTTTATAAAAATGCTGATGAAATAAAAAAGAATAATCAGGTTATTGTTTATCTTGTTCATCAAGATATTGGTCATCTTGGTATTTTTGTATCAACCAGGGTTGCTAAAAAAGAGCATAAGGAAATTCTTGGAACAGTAGATATGGTTTCTTTTCTTTCACCCGGGCTTTATGAGATGGTTGTTGAAGAAAATGACACAAGTTCAGAAAACTGGGAAGATCATTTTAAAGTAGGATTCAAGCCAAGAGAAATGGAAGATATTCTCAAGCTTGATGACGGATTTGACGATGAGGCAAGTTTTCTTCCTGTTGCCACTGTATCTTCAACCCTTGATAAGTTTTACAATGCTTTTTTCAGTCCTTTTGTTTCCATGCTTTCTAATGAAACCCTTTCTGAAGTTCTTAAGCAGACCCATCCTTTAAGAACACAAAGATATATTTTTTCAGATTTGAACCCTTTTATTATTCCTGTGAAAACCCTGGCAAAATATGTGAAAAAACAAAGAAAAGAAGTTCCCAAGGACAATTCCTATAGAAAAGCTGAAAAAAACATTTCAAATATCATAGTTGACAGCCTTGATCTTTATCGTGATTTACGTGATTTGAGTCAAGAACGCTTTTTTAAAAAAATCTATGGAAACCCCCTTATTCAGTTTTTTTACAAAGATTATTTTGAAGAAAATATCTGGAAAGATGCTGAAAAAATTGTAAATAAAGAAATAAATGGCCTTGATTCAAAACTTTTGGAAAAAATGGATGAAGGCGGATTTGCAGAAGGAGTTATAAGGATAATTCTTGCTATCTCCAGTGCAGATGAAGTGATTGACAAAGCCGAGTATATTACAGCCCAGTCAATTGTAAGAGAAAACCCCAAACTTAACGAATTAAAGCCAGTTCAAATAAGACAAATTACAATTGAACAATCAAGGCTTATCCATCTTGACAAGGAAGCAGCTCTTGAAACTTTGCCAAAGCTTATTCATTTTAAAAAAGACAGACAAGAAGCTCTTGAAATAGCAGAAAAAATAGCACTTTCAGATTCTGTGATTGATGAAAAAGAAGAAGAAATTATTAAAAAGATTAAAGAAATTATGAAAATCTAA
- a CDS encoding AAA family ATPase — MKIISTGGGKGGIGKSFFSANIGGLLSMIGKKTLLIDLDTGGANLHTFFGITNPKTGLEDFLNQKSSLKDCIIQTRFDRLFLLNSKNCTADLGNFSYTMRNLLSKEIKKLNYDYIILDLGAGTNKNLMDFFLLGDFPFVLFTTDPLSLENSFRFVHRAFICKIMETIPSKKLSGLFPQGSSFRPVEILDALQKTKSPYYQALKKSLDDFYIYLSASQTDTSYETITTVEVFYKKFFGDNIVFSGAIPFNPEVRKFTLQRKLFVSGPKDNKTVKGLMKIVKSLI; from the coding sequence TTGAAAATAATTAGTACAGGAGGAGGCAAGGGCGGAATTGGAAAATCTTTTTTTTCTGCCAATATAGGCGGCCTTCTTTCAATGATTGGGAAAAAAACTCTTCTAATAGATCTTGATACAGGAGGAGCTAATCTCCATACTTTTTTTGGGATAACCAACCCCAAAACAGGACTTGAAGATTTTTTAAACCAAAAATCCTCCCTTAAAGATTGTATAATCCAGACAAGATTTGATCGTCTTTTTCTTTTAAATTCAAAAAACTGCACAGCAGATCTTGGAAATTTTTCCTATACCATGAGAAATCTTTTGAGCAAGGAAATTAAAAAACTAAATTATGATTATATAATTTTGGATTTAGGTGCGGGAACAAATAAAAATCTTATGGATTTTTTTCTTTTAGGAGATTTTCCTTTTGTTCTTTTTACAACAGATCCCCTTTCCCTTGAAAATTCATTTAGATTTGTACACAGGGCTTTTATTTGCAAAATAATGGAAACCATTCCTTCAAAAAAACTTTCAGGCCTTTTTCCTCAGGGCTCAAGCTTTCGTCCTGTTGAAATTCTTGATGCTTTGCAAAAAACCAAAAGCCCTTATTATCAAGCTTTAAAAAAGAGCCTTGATGATTTTTACATTTACCTTTCAGCCTCACAAACTGACACTTCTTATGAAACCATAACTACCGTGGAAGTTTTTTATAAAAAGTTTTTTGGTGACAATATTGTTTTTTCAGGAGCCATTCCTTTTAATCCTGAAGTAAGAAAGTTTACTTTACAAAGAAAGCTCTTTGTTTCAGGCCCAAAGGATAATAAAACCGTTAAAGGGCTTATGAAAATTGTCAAATCATTGATCTGA
- a CDS encoding chemotaxis protein CheX — MKAEHINPFIQTLLYILETTAQIKAEISRPYLKKAPSSSGPLSGLMEISGDKKGFVSLTFSKDAILSIVSKMFGEEVNEINDDVKDAVGEIVNMVCGQANNKFAEQGIKLKVLSHGIKEGEEHFLPNLEERPFMSIPVKSDFGDLFIEVSIEE, encoded by the coding sequence ATGAAAGCAGAACATATAAATCCCTTTATTCAGACTCTTCTTTATATTCTTGAAACAACTGCCCAGATCAAGGCAGAAATTTCAAGACCCTATTTAAAAAAAGCTCCTTCTTCAAGCGGGCCTTTAAGCGGTCTTATGGAAATTTCAGGGGATAAAAAAGGTTTTGTTTCCTTAACTTTTTCAAAGGATGCAATTTTATCAATTGTATCAAAAATGTTTGGTGAGGAAGTAAATGAAATCAATGATGATGTAAAAGATGCTGTGGGTGAAATAGTCAATATGGTCTGCGGTCAGGCTAACAACAAATTTGCTGAACAGGGGATAAAGCTAAAGGTTTTATCCCATGGTATAAAAGAAGGGGAGGAACATTTTCTTCCCAATCTTGAGGAAAGACCTTTTATGTCAATTCCTGTAAAATCAGATTTTGGTGATTTGTTTATTGAAGTTTCTATAGAAGAATAA
- a CDS encoding acyl CoA:acetate/3-ketoacid CoA transferase → MTKVSDTHPLLTELTPGSLTKGKMVSAKEAIDLISDNDTVVVSGFVGTGIPEKILVELENKYLNEKSPKNLTLIYTAGIGDRKDAGMNRFGHEGLLKRAIGGHWGLVPKLSKLALENKIEAYNLPQGVISHMYRDGAAKKPRTITSVGLRTFVDPRLQGGKINSVTTEEIVELIEFDGKEYLAYKTFPINIAIIRGTTADTQGNITMEKEALTLESLSMAMCAKNSGGLVIAQVERIAEKNSLNPQKVKIPGILVDCIVQAEPQYHKQTLNTQYNPGLSGELRIPLSSIEEMKMDERKIIARRAAFELEANSVVNLGIGMPEGIANIANEEKIIDYITLTAEPGVIGGIPAGGLDFGTAVNTEAIIDQPYQFDFYDGGGLDLAFLGMAETDQSGNVNVSKYSGSIVGCGGFINITQNAKKVIYLGTFTAGGLKVKTKDKQLEIENEGKFKKFKNQVEQITFSGTIAAEMKKPVLYITERAVFSLSKKGLVLEEIAPGISPEKDIFPFMEFMPIISENLKKMDERIFVDEPMELKNDLMSVPIKSRLVLDRENLKFFVNFEGLSINSRDKIEKIRKSVSDILSPLDTKVSTIVNYDNFFITPDLVDEYTHMVKLLVDEFYSGVTRYTTSAFLRMKLGDAFKERRVAPHIYENRKEAENVLTEIVD, encoded by the coding sequence ATGACCAAGGTTTCAGATACACATCCTCTATTAACAGAATTAACACCAGGAAGCCTTACAAAAGGAAAAATGGTTTCTGCAAAAGAAGCAATAGACCTTATTTCCGATAATGACACCGTTGTAGTTAGCGGCTTTGTGGGAACAGGCATTCCTGAAAAAATCCTTGTTGAACTAGAAAATAAATACTTGAATGAAAAAAGTCCAAAAAATCTTACTCTTATTTACACAGCAGGAATAGGAGACAGAAAAGATGCAGGCATGAATAGATTTGGCCATGAAGGCCTTTTAAAAAGAGCCATAGGAGGTCACTGGGGTCTTGTTCCCAAACTTTCAAAGCTTGCCCTTGAAAACAAAATTGAAGCCTACAATCTTCCCCAGGGAGTAATTTCTCATATGTACAGGGACGGGGCTGCTAAAAAACCAAGAACAATTACATCTGTAGGACTTAGAACCTTTGTTGATCCAAGACTTCAAGGGGGTAAAATAAACTCTGTTACAACAGAAGAGATTGTTGAACTGATTGAGTTTGACGGCAAAGAGTATCTTGCCTACAAAACTTTTCCAATAAACATTGCTATAATACGAGGAACAACTGCTGACACCCAGGGTAATATAACAATGGAAAAAGAAGCCTTAACCCTTGAATCTCTTTCAATGGCAATGTGTGCAAAAAACTCAGGGGGTCTTGTAATTGCTCAAGTTGAAAGAATTGCAGAAAAAAACTCTTTAAATCCCCAAAAAGTCAAAATACCCGGAATTCTTGTGGACTGTATTGTTCAGGCCGAACCCCAATATCATAAACAAACATTAAATACCCAGTATAACCCAGGACTTAGCGGAGAATTAAGAATCCCTCTTTCATCCATTGAAGAAATGAAAATGGACGAAAGAAAAATTATTGCAAGAAGAGCTGCTTTTGAACTTGAAGCAAACTCTGTTGTAAACCTTGGAATTGGAATGCCTGAAGGAATTGCAAACATAGCCAATGAAGAAAAAATCATTGATTATATAACTCTGACAGCAGAACCAGGGGTGATAGGAGGAATTCCTGCAGGAGGACTTGATTTTGGAACTGCTGTAAATACAGAAGCCATAATTGATCAACCCTATCAATTTGATTTTTATGATGGAGGAGGACTTGACCTTGCTTTTCTTGGAATGGCAGAAACTGATCAATCAGGGAATGTCAATGTAAGTAAATATTCTGGAAGCATTGTTGGATGTGGGGGTTTTATAAATATTACTCAAAATGCAAAAAAAGTAATTTATCTGGGTACTTTTACAGCTGGAGGGCTTAAAGTTAAGACCAAAGACAAGCAACTGGAAATTGAAAACGAAGGTAAATTCAAAAAGTTCAAAAACCAGGTTGAACAAATTACTTTTTCAGGAACTATTGCAGCTGAAATGAAAAAGCCTGTTTTATATATCACTGAAAGAGCTGTTTTTTCCCTATCAAAAAAGGGACTTGTACTTGAAGAAATTGCACCTGGAATCAGCCCTGAAAAAGATATTTTTCCTTTTATGGAGTTTATGCCCATAATTTCTGAAAACTTAAAAAAAATGGATGAAAGAATTTTTGTTGATGAGCCAATGGAACTTAAAAACGATCTTATGTCTGTTCCAATTAAATCAAGGCTTGTTCTTGACAGAGAAAATCTAAAATTCTTTGTAAACTTTGAAGGACTTTCCATTAATTCAAGAGATAAAATAGAAAAAATCAGAAAATCTGTTTCCGATATTCTTTCACCTCTTGATACCAAAGTTTCCACCATAGTAAACTATGACAACTTTTTTATCACTCCTGATCTTGTTGATGAATACACCCATATGGTAAAACTTCTTGTAGATGAGTTTTATTCGGGAGTTACCAGATATACCACAAGTGCATTTTTAAGAATGAAATTAGGGGATGCGTTTAAGGAAAGAAGAGTTGCCCCCCATATTTATGAGAATAGAAAAGAAGCTGAAAATGTTTTAACTGAAATAGTTGACTAA
- the gspE gene encoding type II secretion system ATPase GspE produces the protein MTDIDLLSEKDKFINQLALNSGIEFEKINEIFPENPGLSGITDVLTKSGQVSEEILLNLFASICKLKFYNKVPEDDYDFGFTAKASINYLKRFFIAPLIFKEENKKSVFLFNDIVFVNEADDLASYLGIKDYSVALCKKNEIISFINSAYDQADSDSADDIVQDVEESAEDILNEIEETTDLLDDTASAPIIRLVNHVISRAVKVNASDIHIEPYQDKFHIRFRVDGVLYEMISPPRWMQTALISRIKVMAKLNIAEKRLPQDGRIEVKIGNQQIDIRVSTIPTGFGERVVMRLLNKTGGLLKLSELGMSKNIFDTINSLIRIPNGIILVTGPTGSGKTTTLYAVLSEINRPDINIITIEDPVEYQLNGIGQIQVNRKIGLTFARGLRSIVRQDPDVILVGEIRDEETAEIAVQSALTGHLVFSTLHTNDSGSAITRLSDIGIEKYLISSSVKAVIAQRLVRVLCNNCKKEYIPEDIEAETLGACGDRLKGKKICTSVGCEQCVNTGYKGRMSIYEIMIMDNEIQTLVLKTQDSNLIQREAVKKGMTTLRLDGVEKILKGSTTIEEVLRVTNA, from the coding sequence ATGACTGATATTGATCTTCTGTCTGAAAAAGATAAATTTATAAATCAGCTTGCTTTGAACAGCGGAATTGAATTTGAAAAAATCAACGAAATTTTTCCCGAAAACCCCGGTCTTTCAGGTATTACAGATGTTTTAACAAAGTCAGGTCAGGTTTCTGAAGAAATTCTTCTAAATCTTTTTGCATCAATTTGTAAACTCAAATTTTACAATAAAGTTCCTGAAGATGACTATGATTTTGGGTTTACTGCCAAGGCTTCTATTAATTATTTGAAAAGGTTTTTTATTGCTCCTTTAATATTTAAGGAAGAAAATAAAAAATCTGTTTTTCTTTTCAATGATATTGTTTTTGTTAATGAAGCAGATGATCTAGCTTCTTATCTTGGAATTAAAGATTATAGTGTTGCTCTTTGCAAAAAAAATGAAATTATTTCTTTTATAAATTCTGCCTATGATCAAGCTGACTCAGACTCGGCTGATGATATAGTCCAGGATGTTGAAGAAAGTGCTGAAGATATTTTAAATGAAATAGAAGAAACTACAGATCTTCTTGATGATACAGCTTCAGCCCCCATTATAAGACTTGTAAATCACGTTATTTCAAGGGCAGTTAAAGTAAATGCCTCAGATATTCACATTGAGCCCTATCAGGATAAATTTCATATAAGATTTAGGGTTGACGGGGTTTTATATGAAATGATTTCTCCTCCAAGGTGGATGCAGACAGCCCTTATTTCCAGAATAAAAGTAATGGCAAAGCTTAATATTGCCGAAAAAAGACTCCCCCAGGACGGGCGGATTGAAGTTAAAATAGGAAACCAGCAAATTGATATAAGAGTTTCAACTATTCCTACAGGTTTTGGTGAAAGAGTGGTTATGAGACTTTTAAACAAAACCGGGGGACTTTTAAAACTTAGCGAACTTGGAATGTCAAAAAATATATTTGACACAATAAACAGTCTTATAAGAATTCCTAATGGCATCATTCTTGTCACAGGCCCCACAGGAAGCGGAAAAACCACCACTCTTTATGCTGTTCTTTCAGAAATAAACAGACCCGATATAAATATAATAACAATAGAAGATCCAGTTGAATATCAGCTCAATGGAATAGGCCAAATTCAGGTTAATAGAAAAATTGGGCTTACCTTTGCAAGAGGTCTTAGATCAATAGTAAGACAAGATCCCGATGTTATTCTTGTGGGAGAAATAAGAGACGAAGAAACTGCTGAAATTGCAGTACAATCAGCACTTACAGGTCATCTGGTTTTTTCAACTCTTCATACAAACGATTCTGGAAGTGCCATAACAAGACTTTCTGACATAGGAATAGAAAAATATCTTATTTCATCATCTGTAAAAGCAGTGATTGCCCAAAGACTTGTAAGGGTTTTATGCAATAATTGTAAAAAAGAATATATTCCTGAAGATATTGAGGCTGAAACCCTGGGAGCTTGCGGTGACAGACTTAAGGGTAAAAAGATTTGCACTTCAGTTGGGTGCGAACAATGTGTAAATACAGGCTATAAGGGAAGAATGAGTATTTATGAAATTATGATAATGGATAATGAAATCCAGACCCTTGTGCTTAAAACCCAGGACTCAAACCTTATTCAAAGGGAAGCTGTTAAAAAGGGAATGACCACTTTAAGGCTTGATGGAGTTGAAAAAATACTCAAAGGTTCAACCACCATTGAAGAGGTTTTAAGGGTCACCAATGCCTAG
- the gspD gene encoding type II secretion system secretin GspD — protein MSLKGLRKFIFVFIAVPMIFCFGAKSFAQNKVSIDFDNVDINVFIKFISEVTNKNFIIDNRVKGNVTVVSPGKISPEEAYRVFESVLDVNGFAAVPAGDVVKIVSTFEARTKNMETIKGRDTSFEGDTMVTQVIPLDYADPRSIQRLIAPLVSKRSAVMSYEESSMILITDYQSNVSRLIKIIEAVDIRDTGREISIIPLEYADASELSKTLKLIFPATQKSDEKITINKVNFIPDERTNSIIAVAGKVDLERIKQLVAHLDLEKPKGDEKFYVYYLEHSDSESLAEVLQSIASGTSRTGSSSESSKKSAPVVSGDVAITADKDTNTLIIKASRNDYEVIERLIEKLDINRPMVYLECLIVEMNMSNDFGLGSEWALGYEKDIKSSKGVYGGGFSGSTALPYSTLGGLAKTGNLPSGFSMGVITEAIEIGGVSFPNLGAVISAYKNDKNMNILSTPQIMTLDNQTAKISVGKNIPYLIKATTGTDNAYSNYEYKDVGVLLEITPQINQDGLVKLKIFQEVSRIDSVAGEFGELPTTLKRNIETTVVVEKSNTVVLGGLIDESFAESENKVPCLGDIPILGYLFKTRGSSKDKTNMYVFITPHIVSSSETAGKLYREKRKHIDETMEKNLKKKTKDIPLYD, from the coding sequence ATGAGCTTAAAAGGTTTAAGAAAATTTATTTTTGTTTTTATTGCTGTTCCAATGATTTTTTGTTTTGGGGCAAAGTCTTTTGCACAAAACAAGGTCTCCATAGATTTTGACAATGTTGATATCAACGTTTTTATAAAATTTATAAGCGAAGTTACAAATAAAAACTTTATAATAGATAATAGGGTAAAAGGAAATGTAACTGTTGTTTCACCTGGTAAAATTTCTCCTGAAGAGGCCTATAGGGTGTTTGAATCTGTTCTTGATGTAAATGGTTTTGCAGCAGTTCCAGCAGGTGATGTTGTTAAAATTGTTTCTACTTTTGAGGCAAGAACAAAAAATATGGAAACAATAAAAGGACGGGATACTAGCTTTGAAGGTGATACAATGGTCACCCAAGTAATCCCCCTTGATTATGCGGATCCAAGAAGTATTCAAAGACTTATTGCGCCTCTTGTTTCAAAAAGAAGTGCTGTAATGTCCTATGAGGAAAGTTCAATGATTTTAATCACTGATTATCAATCCAATGTTTCCAGGCTGATTAAAATTATTGAAGCAGTTGATATAAGGGACACAGGACGTGAAATTTCAATTATCCCCCTTGAATATGCAGATGCTTCTGAGCTTTCAAAAACCTTGAAATTAATTTTTCCTGCCACCCAAAAGTCCGACGAAAAAATAACCATAAATAAAGTTAATTTTATTCCAGATGAAAGAACAAACTCCATAATTGCAGTGGCAGGAAAAGTAGATCTTGAAAGAATAAAACAACTTGTGGCTCATCTTGACTTGGAAAAACCCAAAGGGGATGAAAAATTTTATGTTTACTATCTTGAGCATTCTGATTCTGAGTCTCTTGCCGAGGTATTGCAAAGTATTGCTTCGGGGACTTCAAGAACTGGTTCGTCAAGTGAGTCTTCCAAAAAATCTGCTCCTGTTGTTTCAGGAGATGTGGCAATTACAGCTGATAAAGACACAAATACCCTTATAATTAAAGCAAGCAGAAACGATTATGAAGTAATTGAAAGACTTATAGAAAAACTTGATATAAATCGTCCCATGGTTTATCTGGAGTGTCTTATAGTTGAAATGAATATGAGTAATGACTTTGGACTTGGTTCTGAATGGGCTCTTGGATATGAAAAAGATATAAAAAGCTCAAAAGGAGTTTATGGAGGAGGTTTTTCAGGAAGTACAGCCCTTCCATATTCAACCTTAGGGGGGCTTGCAAAAACTGGAAATCTGCCCAGCGGATTTTCAATGGGTGTAATCACAGAAGCTATTGAAATAGGTGGGGTTTCATTTCCAAACCTTGGAGCTGTGATCTCAGCCTATAAAAATGATAAAAATATGAATATTCTTTCAACTCCCCAGATAATGACCCTTGATAATCAAACAGCTAAAATTTCAGTGGGTAAAAACATTCCCTATCTTATAAAAGCCACCACAGGTACTGATAATGCATATAGTAACTATGAATATAAAGATGTAGGAGTCTTACTTGAAATAACCCCTCAAATTAATCAGGATGGACTTGTTAAGCTTAAAATCTTCCAGGAAGTATCCAGAATCGATTCAGTTGCCGGTGAATTTGGGGAGCTTCCAACAACTCTTAAAAGAAATATAGAAACCACAGTGGTTGTTGAAAAAAGCAATACTGTTGTTCTTGGAGGGCTTATAGATGAGTCTTTTGCAGAATCTGAAAATAAAGTTCCCTGTCTTGGAGATATTCCAATTCTTGGATATTTATTTAAGACAAGAGGAAGTTCAAAAGACAAGACAAATATGTATGTTTTCATAACCCCCCATATAGTAAGCAGTTCAGAAACTGCTGGAAAACTTTACAGGGAAAAAAGAAAACACATTGATGAAACAATGGAAAAGAATTTAAAAAAGAAAACTAAGGATATTCCTCTATATGACTGA
- the gspC gene encoding type II secretion system protein GspC, producing MKSIKTIFISLNLIMTALICFSGVDLFYHFVFSDLLPKTGSEVKVTEQVGKNKNNETQSSIEPLEAYSSIYDKNLFGTLVSKVISKPEIDIAGLDKTSLKLKLMGTVVGFQNNYAVILSNNKQELYTELDKIQDAEIKRIFRQKVVLTRNGKDEILVIDPEEGQKSEYFASIDSSISSSGEDKYQISREFVNKSLDNLNSLMRQARARPHFENGNPSGIAIDSIKDFSLFKKMGLENGDIIVGANGNEIKTVSDAIGLYNGLKSSDSISLQIKRKGQGKTIEYNIE from the coding sequence ATGAAATCAATAAAAACAATTTTTATTTCTCTAAATTTAATTATGACTGCCTTGATTTGTTTTTCAGGTGTAGATCTTTTTTATCACTTTGTTTTTTCCGATCTTTTACCAAAAACTGGATCTGAAGTAAAAGTTACAGAACAAGTCGGGAAAAATAAAAACAATGAAACTCAATCATCAATTGAGCCTCTTGAGGCTTATTCCTCAATTTATGACAAAAATCTTTTTGGAACCCTTGTTTCCAAAGTAATTTCTAAGCCTGAAATAGATATTGCAGGGCTTGATAAAACTTCCCTTAAATTAAAACTTATGGGTACTGTTGTAGGTTTTCAAAATAATTACGCAGTGATTTTATCCAATAATAAGCAAGAGCTTTATACTGAACTTGATAAAATTCAAGATGCTGAAATTAAAAGAATTTTCCGTCAAAAGGTTGTTTTAACAAGAAATGGGAAAGATGAGATTTTAGTAATAGATCCTGAAGAAGGACAAAAAAGTGAATATTTTGCCAGTATAGACAGCTCCATAAGTTCAAGCGGAGAAGATAAATATCAAATTTCAAGGGAATTTGTTAACAAGTCTTTGGATAACTTGAATTCCCTGATGAGGCAGGCAAGGGCAAGACCTCATTTTGAAAACGGAAATCCCAGTGGAATTGCCATTGACAGTATCAAAGATTTTTCTCTTTTCAAAAAAATGGGCCTTGAAAATGGTGATATAATAGTTGGAGCAAACGGCAATGAAATTAAAACAGTTAGTGATGCCATAGGTCTTTACAATGGACTTAAAAGTTCAGATTCAATTTCATTGCAGATAAAAAGAAAAGGTCAGGGAAAAACAATAGAATATAATATTGAATAA
- the gspN gene encoding type II secretion system protein GspN, translated as MLKKFFYVFLIFFYICFLLIVFAHLLFPGEKGALFLSEKLKKHYKVDFRAEIVKPEFPFKLEIKNLELSSGQIKNLKIDQVKISPSILNLLIGKLKLKINAQVFGGRIDSEIKLSLFKIKEDFSFDSVFENISLKETQPLLGNDFAILGQANGRVKLDYSDKKGNLSSIINLQNFDLVSKLLLVPVSVFEINRAEIKGKIEDKDLLLEDSILRSKVGFSSFTGRLSRIDKIQRSRADIDGKFVPDPEYILKNKDNPSMALILPIVKNKKNIEFTIKGNLLNPMVRFK; from the coding sequence ATGCTTAAAAAGTTTTTTTATGTTTTTTTGATTTTCTTTTATATTTGTTTTCTTTTGATTGTTTTTGCCCACCTTTTGTTTCCTGGGGAAAAAGGAGCCTTGTTTTTATCGGAAAAACTAAAAAAACATTATAAAGTCGATTTTAGAGCAGAAATTGTAAAACCTGAATTTCCTTTTAAACTGGAAATTAAAAATCTTGAATTATCATCTGGGCAGATAAAAAACTTAAAAATTGATCAAGTTAAAATTTCTCCCTCAATTCTTAATCTTTTGATTGGAAAGTTGAAATTAAAAATAAATGCTCAGGTTTTTGGAGGAAGAATAGACTCTGAAATTAAGTTAAGTCTTTTTAAAATAAAAGAAGATTTTAGTTTTGATTCTGTTTTTGAAAATATTAGTTTAAAAGAAACCCAGCCTCTTTTGGGAAACGATTTTGCCATCTTGGGACAGGCCAATGGAAGAGTTAAGCTTGATTATTCAGATAAAAAAGGGAACTTAAGCTCTATTATAAATCTTCAAAACTTTGATCTTGTTTCAAAACTTCTTCTTGTTCCTGTTTCAGTTTTTGAAATTAACCGTGCTGAAATTAAAGGAAAAATTGAAGATAAGGATCTTTTGCTTGAGGATTCAATTTTAAGGTCCAAGGTTGGTTTTTCCAGTTTTACAGGAAGGCTGAGCAGGATTGACAAAATCCAAAGGTCAAGGGCAGATATTGATGGAAAATTTGTTCCTGATCCTGAATATATTTTAAAAAATAAAGATAATCCTTCAATGGCATTGATACTTCCAATTGTGAAAAACAAAAAAAATATTGAATTTACAATCAAGGGAAATTTATTAAATCCAATGGTAAGGTTTAAATGA